ttcttcttcttcatttcgCTAATCGGATTTTTGATCACTCGCTCGCTCGCTCAGTCTCCGAGTCAACTCACCAACTCGGTAAGCACTTTTCTTCAGTCTTACTTATCTCACTGTGTCTGAGCTCCGATTTTTCACTTTCAAATCCCTGATCTGATCTAGGATTTATATCTAGGGTTTTGCATTGAGTTCGTTTTTTTGGTGATCAGAACAACTGAGTCAGTGTTTTAGTACTCACTTCGAATTTAGATTTCTCGAATTTCGTTTTACTCTTGTTTGGTTGCCCAGAAAACACGGGTAATTCCCGATTTGATAAACGTTTAGATATCCGATTTTTCGGTTTGGGGCGTCGGAGCATAAAATCGAACGGAATCGTTTCTGTAAGTGTTTATCAGAAATGTTTGGATTCGTAGAGTTGAGAAAATTAGTGCTTGCTTACTTAGCAGAGTGCTTTTACTTTTGGAAATATTGCGAATGACAAAAGATGATATTTTTCCTTTgaatcttattattttttcttagtaAACAAACAGAGAGTATGAGTTCGGATATAATAGAATGACAGAAATGAATACATGGGGCTGACTTGACTAGtctattgaggatccatagcttTTACTTTTGGAAATATATGACATAGAAGATGTTATTTTCCTTTTGTATCTTATTAATTTTCCTAGTAAACAGAGAGTATGAGTTTGTATATAATAGAACAATGGAAAAGAATTCATGTGGCTAACCTAACGAgtctgttgaggatccatagctgaccccaaaattttggaaccccaaaattttggaactaagGCTTGgatattgttgttattgtagTAAACAAACAGAATAGTGGATTTAGGGTTTATTAATGTTGATCGTGATGATAATTTGCTGGATGGATTAGCTTTCTTTCCGATTGAGATGAGCAGTTGATAGTTACCTAGGGCTTGTAATGACAGCTGATTGGTGTGCTgttattttttgcattaattttcTTCCCATTGGTCTGTTGAGTAAATTTTTGTGAGGATTGAAACCAAagagcactttttttttacccGAATGATCTTTAAGTGTCTCAATATTTTGCCTTTTTATTTCTTCGTAATGataatttttgtactttcatattatatattaagTAGATTTACACTTAGAATGGAGGGGGAGGAGAGGGGGGTAGAGGAAAGTGATTGGGGATGGTTTAATGAAccttgtttggttgttttttaaaTCGAGAAGGGGAAGGGTCTGAGAGGATTTGGAAGGGTATCTTAACCCTCCAaaccctcatttttaattccgaGGAGGAGAGGGAAGGGGTtccatttatattttaaaaaaaatttaaactgtCAATTTTCCCTTATGATTTGAATTTAtaacaatttctttaaaattagcGAAATATAGTTACAATAGTCAACTTATATGACCATTCCCCTTTCTTTTCCTCCCcatacttaatttttaaaacatccaaactaTAGGGAGTGGTATCTATTCCCCTTCCCcgatttaatttttaaaatattcaaacaagGGGAGGGGTATCTTAACCCTCCAAACCCTCATTTtcaattcccccaaattgggaCAATTTGGAGGGGGAGGAGAGGGAAGGGGTTccatttatatttaaaaaaaatttaaactgtCAATTTTCCCTTATGATTTCAATTTATATTAATCTCTTTAAAATTAGCAAAATATAGTTACAATAATTGTCAACTTATATGACCATTCCCCTTTCCTTTCCTCCCcatacttaatttttaaaacatccaaactaAGGGGAGTGATATCTATTCCCCTTCCCcgaattaatttttaaaatattcaaacaagGGGAAGGGTAATCATTCCCCTCCCCTCTCCTCCCCTACCTTATCCTCTAATTTCCTCTCCTGCCAAACTTCCAAACACATTGTTAGTTTTATGATTTAAAGCAACTTGGTGAGTTACATTAAATGTGggttacttttttgttttttttttgattgtaTGTCTAAGGGTGGTGTTGGATACATTAACATATAAATTATCTCTTGTCTAATTAGTGGGTTTAATTTGTTGATCCCAGATTCAAATGGCAATGGAGGTGACTCAAGTTCTTTTAAATGCACAAGCAGTAGATGGCACCCTGCGCAAGCAGGCAGAAGAAAATCTAAAACAATTTCAAGACCAAAATCTTCCAAgtttcttgttttctcttgCTGGGGAATTGTCGAATGATGATAAGCCCGTTGAGAGTCGTAAATTAGCAGGCTTGATTCTGAAGAATGCCTTGGATGCCAAAGAACAACATAGGAAACTTGAGCTTGTGCAAAGATGGTTATCATTGGATCCCTCTGTGAAGACTCAGATCAAGGCATGCTTGTTAAAGACCCTCTCTTCTCCTGCTCTGGATGCTCGATCAACTGCATCACAAGTCATTGCAAAGGTTGCAGGTATTGAGTTACCACATAAACAGTGGCCTGAACTGATAGGGTCGCTCTTGTCTAATATTCACCAGCTTCCAGCCAATACCAGGCAGGCAACACTGGAAACTCTTGGGTATATTTGTGAAGAAGTCTCCCCAGATGCCGTAGAACAGGATCACGTAAACAAGATTCTTACTGCTGTAGTTCAGGGTATGAACTCTTCTGAAAGTAACAATGATGTTAGGCTTGCCGCTACTCGAGCTTTGTACAATGCTTTAGGTTTTGCTCAGGCAAACTTTTCCAATGATATGGAACGTGATTACATAATGAGAGTTGTTTGTGAGGCTACCCTTTCTCCAGAGTTGAGGATTCGACAAGCTGCTTTTGAGTGTTTGGTTGCCATATCTTCAACCTACTATGAGAAATTGGCTCCTTACATACACGATATCTTTAACATCACTGCAAAGGCTGTTAAGGAAGATGAAGAGCCAGTCGCTCTTCAAGCCATTGAGTTCTGGAGTTCAATATGTGATGAGGAGATAGATATTTTAGAAGAATATGGAGGTGACTTTACTGGGGATTCTGATGTTCCCTGCTTTTACTTTGTTAAGCAGGCACTTCCTGTTCTTGTCCCCATGTTATTAGAGACACTACTTAAGCAGGATGAGGATCAAGATCAAGACGAAGGGGCTTGGAACATTGCAATGGCTGGAGGCACATGCCTGGGTTTGGTTGCACGAACGGTTGGAGATGATGTTGTCCCGCTTGTAATGCCATTTATTGAAGAGAATATAACAAAACCAGATTGGAGGCAAAGGGAGGCTGCTACTTATGCCTTTGGTTCCATTCTGGAAGGTCCATCCCCAGACAAGCTCATACCACTTGTTAACATTGCCTTGAACTTCATGCTCACTGCCCTTATGAATGATCCAAATAACCATGTGAAGGACACTACTGCTTGGACTCTTGGAAGAATGTTTGAATTTCTGCACGGGTCAGCTTTGGAGACCCCCATAATTACCCAGGCAAATATTCAACAGATTATTAATGTTCTGCTTCAGAGCATGAAAGATGTACCAAATGTTGCGGAGAAAGCCTGTGGTGCTCTCTATTTCTTGGCCCAGGGTTATGAGGATGCGGGATCTTCATCTTCTCCACTAACTCCATTCTTCCAGGAAATTGTTCAAGCTCTTCTCACTGTGACTCACCGAGAAGATGCTGGAGAGTCACGCCTCCGCACTGCAGCCTATGAGACTTTAAACGAAGTTGTGAGGTGTTCTACTGATGAGACAGCTTCAATGGTGCTGCAACTAATTCCTGTCATTATGATGGAGCTCCACCAAACTCTTGAGGCACAGAAGCTTTCGTCTGATGAGAGGGAGAAGCAGAATGAATTACAAGGTTTGCTCTGTGGTTGCTTGCAGGTCATTATACAGAAACTGGGGTCATCCGAGCAATCGAAATATGTCTTCATGCAGTATGCTGACCAGATGATGTCCCTTTTCTTAAGAGTATTTGCTTCTCGAAGTGCCACAGCTCATGAGGAGGCTATGCTTGCCATTGGAGCTCTCGCCTATGCAACAGGTGCCGATTTTGTAAAATACATGCCAGAATTTTATAGGTATTTGGAAATGGGCCTTCAAAATTTCGAGGACTACCAGGTTTGTGCCATTACAGTTGGTGTAGTTGGGGACATATGCAGAGCGCTGGAGGATAAGATATTGCCTTACTGTGATGGAATAATGACCCAGCTTCTCAAGGATTTGTCAAGCAACCAGTTGCACCGATCTGTAAAGCCCCCGATATTTTCATGCTTTGGTGACATTGCTTTGGCAATTGGAGAAAACTTTGAGAAGTACTTAATATATGCTATGCCCATGCTTCAAAGTGCAGCAGAACTATCTGCCCATATTTCTGGTGCTGACGACGACATGTTGGAGTATACCAATTCTCTGAGAAATGGAATTCTAGAGGCATACTCGGGGATCTTTCAGGGGTTTAAGGGGTCTTCGAAGACCCAGCTATTGATGCCTTATGCACCTCATGTTCTTCAGTTCTTGGATAGTTTGTATATGGAGAAGGACATGTAAGTTATAATggaatctattaattttttctttattttttttatctcaattATTAGTTTCTTACCTccttatttgttttcttttaggGATGATGCGGTGTCTAAGACGGCGATTGGGGTCCTTGGAGATCTAGCTGATACCCTGGGTAGTAATGCAGGTCCCTTGATTCAGCAATCTGTGTCAAGCAAAGACTTTCTAAGTGAATGTTTATCATCAGATGACCATTTGATAAGGGAATCTGCTGAATGGGCCAAGTTGGCCATCAGTCGAGCCATTTCTTTTTGAGGCAACTGCTTCGTATACTCTTCTTCTTTGCATGCATTTGGGTGTGTTGAGTGGGGTCTGGGATTGCATACAATGAGTCAGGTCGTCACCATTTTTGGGCGCAGATGTTTGGTCGGTCGGCTGTCAGTGTTTCACTCAGCAGCTCGGagtcggttttttttttttcaattgttcaTTTTAGTTTTGCATTGCCATGGAAGAAGTCGGTGATGACCCATACATTTCTGCTATCTTGGCAGAAAAAGTTGAATTACTAAGTTAAAAAGGAAGTCAATGGTATGGGAGGAATGAGATAGGAGATTCCATCACTCCCTGATGCGTCTAATGTGCTAGTGATAGCAGTTCAATTTGTTTGGAGTCGATGGTGCTGAAGCGTTGGGTTGGGGGTAATTTAGCAGCAATGTAAAAGCCTgcattttttaatcttttggccttctttttcctttcttccccTCACCGAAATTTGGTGTCTGAAAGCATGGCACTGTtacatgtcaattttcataGAGTTCGGTCTCTTGCCTTTTGTACTCAGTATACTTGCTCATTATGTGGGATTGGTGACAAACAACATAATATTAGGACATTCATATCATGCATTAGTCATATTTTATCATCATTATATTTACTGtacctttttattatttagtcaATGATCAATAGCATGCTTTTTATATGCTCTTTTTATGCCTTATTGTGGCTATTCTTCTTGTATAGCTTTGCAGTTTTCCAATtttgaagggttttttttttttttttttgtgggtgtaTTGCTGAACATTAATTCTGTAATGTCTCCTCCCCCTTGTATCTTATTATCCGACTGCTGTTGTATGTGTtatctgtcaaaaaaaaaaaaaaaacaaaaaagaaaagaaaagaagaaaagagagactGACAGATGAATAGTTTTGGGTTGAGACTGTTGTTTCATTCCCTTTTCTGGTGCGACTCTGTGGTGTAGTTTCTAGTTTTCAGGTAGGTTGAACAGACTGACCGTTAGACTTTGTTTAGATAttgcttattgctgaaaactgaaaacactgtaataaaataaattttaaatgtgtgaatagtgctgtgggactcagttttaatgaaaattttgctgaaaaaagtaTTTGCGGGTCTTGTGAACAGTGTATGAGACCCACACAAAAAACTCAAATGCGCGTCTACTTTCCTTTTCAAAACGTGCGCTTAGAACACTGGCCTGCATGCCTAAAATTTATTCTCATCCCAAACGCGGTGGCTCTGTGTAATGCCACTGGTGGATTGGGCCTAGCCTAAAGTTCCTTTTCAACCTTGTACAGTGTACATACATAGGATGAAGTCCCATTATTTGTCGCATGATTTTAATTTACGATGCCCACATTATGTTTTGCTTCTTCAATTGTCGTTTTAATCAATAAATTATTCGGgattaaaagagaaataataataataataataatgacaataaactattttaaagaTTATCAGCTTGAATGGTTCCTCCCTATAATATCCTCGACTATTATCCTTTACTATTTGTTTATGAAATTGAGAAAAGATCCACTTTATGGTAGAGATTTGGGTGCCATTTGGTATGATTGCTTGggtaatactttttattttttaaatagcatTATAcgtaattttatatatttttttactcacacgcATATTTAAAAAgtacaaacaatattactagaATAATGTTACCAAATGACCTTCTAATTTTTGTACAGAAAGTGTATCATTTAAAATGTCGTTTTAAAAGTCTATTTAAAATAGATTATGccttttaaaacaaaagaaagtaaTAACAATTGAACGTGTGATAGATTTTCTATCAACATTGCTTCCTTCCGAAAttctcatatataaataatatatcatccaataaaattttaattacaattcttaaatactaataataaccATTGAGAAGATGCTTATAGCTCAATTggtatttttaatgaaattgtttaaAGTTTAATCCATTTATTCTAACCattgagttataaaaaaaaaaaatcatttatatatCACAATCATTctcatttttgtatataatcTTATTGGCACTCTTTTTCAGTACGAGTGATCAAATTAAGCAAATACGGAGTCAAACGCACAATTCATTGGCCATTGCATTTGCACCTGTCAAAGTCAATACTCGAAGCATCCAGCTTTGCTTGTACGGCCCTTCAACCCATCTAACCACTAATAATCGAATCCAGACCGTACAATTCCATGCACCCCAcatacacccaaaaaaaaaaaaaaaagtcccggATCAAATTGTGATCCCCGTTAcgctctctccctttctttcaCTGTATCCTCAGTCCTCACCGAGtcatttatctctctctctctctctctctctctctctctctcatgcttGTGAGAAATAcgaaatttatttatatatcagGAAAGAGCCCTAACTAACAGTGAAATTCATTGAATGGCGATCGCATCTCCTTCAACGCCAAGCTTCTCAGCTTTCTTCTGCTGCACTCGGTCCGAGTCAACTCGCTCCCCCACTCGCTCCCCTTCTTCCATTTCCTTCACTCGCCGACTCCAACCTCACCCTCCCCTAACTCGTCGACTCGCCATCTCTTCGCGTCTCAACTCCTCCAAACCCTCCGGCGCCGGCGGCTCCGTTTCTCCGGACAACGGAGGCGGAAGCGAACACATCCAGTATGAGCTCTACCATAAATTCTCCTCGCCACAACGCCGGAGGCTAGGATCGCCGGTGTTCGTCACTCTCCCCGTCGACTCCGTTAGTTCCGGCGGCCAAGTCCGGCGTCGCAGGACCATGGCCCAGTCGTTCAAGGCTCTATCGGCCGCCGGTGTCGAGGGCGTCGTCGTCGAGGTCTGGTGGGGACTAGTGGAGAGAGACGAACCTAGGGTTTACAATTGGCAAGGGTATTTGGACCTCGTTGCCTTAGCGAAACGGTGCGGTTTGAAGGTCCGTGCTGTCATGGCCTTTCATCAGTGTGCCGCTGGGCCTGACGA
This genomic stretch from Castanea sativa cultivar Marrone di Chiusa Pesio chromosome 1, ASM4071231v1 harbors:
- the LOC142611646 gene encoding importin subunit beta-1-like, translated to MAMEVTQVLLNAQAVDGTLRKQAEENLKQFQDQNLPSFLFSLAGELSNDDKPVESRKLAGLILKNALDAKEQHRKLELVQRWLSLDPSVKTQIKACLLKTLSSPALDARSTASQVIAKVAGIELPHKQWPELIGSLLSNIHQLPANTRQATLETLGYICEEVSPDAVEQDHVNKILTAVVQGMNSSESNNDVRLAATRALYNALGFAQANFSNDMERDYIMRVVCEATLSPELRIRQAAFECLVAISSTYYEKLAPYIHDIFNITAKAVKEDEEPVALQAIEFWSSICDEEIDILEEYGGDFTGDSDVPCFYFVKQALPVLVPMLLETLLKQDEDQDQDEGAWNIAMAGGTCLGLVARTVGDDVVPLVMPFIEENITKPDWRQREAATYAFGSILEGPSPDKLIPLVNIALNFMLTALMNDPNNHVKDTTAWTLGRMFEFLHGSALETPIITQANIQQIINVLLQSMKDVPNVAEKACGALYFLAQGYEDAGSSSSPLTPFFQEIVQALLTVTHREDAGESRLRTAAYETLNEVVRCSTDETASMVLQLIPVIMMELHQTLEAQKLSSDEREKQNELQGLLCGCLQVIIQKLGSSEQSKYVFMQYADQMMSLFLRVFASRSATAHEEAMLAIGALAYATGADFVKYMPEFYRYLEMGLQNFEDYQVCAITVGVVGDICRALEDKILPYCDGIMTQLLKDLSSNQLHRSVKPPIFSCFGDIALAIGENFEKYLIYAMPMLQSAAELSAHISGADDDMLEYTNSLRNGILEAYSGIFQGFKGSSKTQLLMPYAPHVLQFLDSLYMEKDMDDAVSKTAIGVLGDLADTLGSNAGPLIQQSVSSKDFLSECLSSDDHLIRESAEWAKLAISRAISF